In Clostridium botulinum BKT015925, a single window of DNA contains:
- a CDS encoding anti sigma factor C-terminal domain-containing protein — MFFHPDIKYKDYKKDFEDLDSIPDGKIIEMGLSFDKKYNLRNFSTLIPKVNISWLWLDTYTKEQIDKYKKDAKEHDSKVSYIGEEETLGIRTEGNIVLDNIYKANYSGLLNRLKKLGYKDIYNHLKERKTDPEIIGVIVYGTKSELKTLMNNPHIKGGTIGVMRDKD, encoded by the coding sequence ATGTTTTTTCATCCTGACATTAAATATAAGGATTATAAAAAAGACTTTGAAGATCTTGACTCTATTCCAGATGGTAAAATCATAGAAATGGGATTATCCTTTGATAAAAAATACAATCTTCGCAATTTTAGTACATTAATACCAAAGGTAAATATATCTTGGCTATGGTTAGATACTTATACTAAAGAACAAATAGATAAATATAAAAAAGATGCTAAAGAACATGATAGTAAAGTTTCTTATATAGGTGAAGAGGAAACTTTAGGAATACGTACTGAGGGAAATATTGTATTAGATAATATATATAAAGCTAATTATAGTGGGCTATTAAATAGATTGAAAAAATTAGGATATAAAGATATTTATAATCACCTTAAAGAAAGAAAAACTGATCCTGAGATTATTGGAGTTATAGTTTATGGTACTAAAAGTGAACTTAAAACTTTGATGAATAATCCTCATATTAAAGGTGGAACCATTGGAGTTATGCGGGATAAAGATTAA
- a CDS encoding S1 family peptidase, with amino-acid sequence MNILSCEYCIDNIIKLICNNEYNFFLNKANVIGIGLGYKIKGGFCTCKKCIKVFVSTKIHKAQLQTKDLIPIMYKGIITDVNEVGYFKFQLLNTKVRPTIGGYSIGPNVPEYCSNIGSIGCLVKDSHSSYLLSSCHVLSALNKLTPGTGVVQPSLYDSGTPADEVGKLARYISLKPEGTFSKPTNLVDAAIVRFDAHVEGLPNIAFIGSPKGIDNAALNDGVFKAGRTSDETSGHVTAINVTCEISFSKGTNVTKYLFKNQIMTTKMSSEGDSGAVLVKANKKIVGLLVGCTNSNTVYNSINDVLQALDINVVL; translated from the coding sequence GTGAATATATTGTCATGTGAATATTGTATAGACAATATTATTAAGCTAATTTGTAATAATGAATATAACTTTTTTCTTAATAAAGCTAATGTAATTGGCATAGGACTCGGATATAAAATAAAAGGTGGGTTTTGTACTTGTAAAAAGTGTATTAAAGTTTTTGTAAGTACAAAAATTCATAAAGCTCAATTACAAACTAAAGATTTAATACCTATTATGTATAAAGGAATTATAACTGATGTAAATGAAGTTGGATATTTTAAATTTCAATTATTAAATACTAAAGTTCGTCCTACAATTGGAGGATATAGTATAGGACCTAATGTTCCAGAATATTGTTCCAATATAGGATCTATAGGTTGTTTAGTAAAAGATTCGCATTCTTCTTATTTATTAAGTAGTTGTCATGTGCTTTCTGCTTTAAATAAATTAACACCTGGTACAGGAGTAGTACAGCCAAGTCTTTATGATTCAGGAACACCTGCAGACGAAGTTGGAAAGCTTGCACGATATATTTCTTTAAAGCCAGAAGGTACGTTTTCAAAACCAACAAATTTAGTAGATGCTGCCATTGTACGATTTGATGCACATGTTGAGGGACTCCCTAATATTGCTTTTATAGGTAGCCCTAAAGGAATAGATAACGCTGCTTTAAATGATGGTGTATTTAAAGCGGGTAGAACAAGTGATGAAACCTCTGGTCATGTAACTGCTATAAATGTAACTTGTGAAATTTCCTTTAGTAAAGGTACAAATGTAACTAAATATTTATTTAAAAATCAAATAATGACAACTAAAATGTCTTCTGAGGGAGATTCTGGAGCAGTTTTGGTAAAAGCAAATAAAAAAATAGTTGGCTTACTTGTTGGATGTACAAATAGTAATACCGTTTATAATAGTATAAATGATGTTTTACAAGCATTAGATATTAATGTTGTTTTATAA
- a CDS encoding Dabb family protein codes for MIKHIVMWKLKEFAEGKSKSENATIIKENLESLQKEIAEIKGIEVGIDINKSKQAYDIVLYSKFENTEDLNKYQNHPSHVKVGEFIKKVNDGRIVVDYEI; via the coding sequence TTGATTAAACATATTGTAATGTGGAAATTAAAAGAATTCGCTGAAGGTAAAAGTAAATCAGAAAATGCAACTATAATAAAAGAAAATTTAGAAAGTTTACAAAAAGAAATTGCTGAAATTAAAGGTATTGAAGTAGGTATAGACATTAATAAATCTAAACAAGCATATGATATTGTTTTATATTCAAAATTTGAAAATACAGAAGATTTAAATAAATATCAAAATCACCCTTCACATGTTAAAGTAGGAGAATTTATAAAGAAAGTTAATGATGGAAGAATTGTAGTAGACTATGAAATATAA
- a CDS encoding C2 toxin component I: MPIIKEPIDFINKPESEAKKWGKEEEKRWFTKLNNLEEVAVNQLKNKEYKTKIDNFSTDILFSSLTAIEIMKEDENQNLFDVERIREALLKNTLDRDAIGYVNFTPKELGINFSIRDVELDRDISDETLDKVRQQIINQEYTKFSFISLGLNDNSINESVPVIVKTRVPTTFDYGVLNDKETVSLLLNQGFSIIPESAIITTIKGKDYILIEGSLSQELDFYNKGSEAWGAENYGDYISKLSHEQLGALEGYLHSDYKAINSYLRNNRVPNNDELNKKIELISSALSVKPIPQTLIAYRRVDGIPFDLPSDFSFDKKENGEIIADKQKLNEFIDKWTGKEIENLSFSSTSLKSTPLSFSKSRFIFRLRLSEGTIGAFIYGFSGFQDEQEILLNKNSTFKIFRITPITSIINRVTKMTQVVIDAEVIQNKEI; this comes from the coding sequence ATGCCAATAATAAAAGAACCCATTGACTTTATCAATAAACCTGAATCTGAAGCAAAAAAATGGGGTAAAGAAGAAGAAAAACGTTGGTTTACGAAATTAAATAATCTTGAAGAAGTAGCAGTAAATCAACTTAAAAATAAGGAATATAAAACAAAAATAGATAATTTTTCTACAGACATTTTATTTTCTTCATTAACTGCAATAGAAATTATGAAAGAGGACGAAAATCAAAATCTTTTTGATGTTGAAAGAATTAGGGAAGCACTTTTAAAAAATACTTTAGATAGGGATGCTATAGGCTATGTAAATTTTACACCTAAAGAACTTGGAATTAATTTTTCTATAAGAGATGTAGAATTAGATAGAGATATATCAGATGAAACTTTAGATAAAGTTAGACAGCAAATAATAAATCAAGAATATACTAAATTTTCATTTATATCATTAGGGTTAAATGACAACAGCATCAATGAAAGTGTACCAGTTATTGTGAAAACTAGAGTTCCAACAACGTTTGATTATGGTGTTCTTAATGATAAAGAAACAGTATCATTATTATTAAATCAAGGTTTTTCTATAATTCCTGAGTCAGCTATTATAACTACTATAAAGGGAAAAGACTATATATTAATAGAAGGAAGTCTTAGTCAAGAGCTTGATTTTTATAATAAAGGATCCGAAGCTTGGGGAGCAGAAAACTATGGTGATTATATTTCAAAACTTTCACACGAACAATTAGGTGCTTTAGAAGGATATCTGCATTCAGATTATAAAGCTATTAATAGTTATTTAAGAAATAATAGAGTTCCAAATAATGACGAGCTTAATAAAAAAATTGAATTAATAAGTTCTGCTCTATCTGTAAAGCCAATACCCCAAACATTAATAGCATATAGAAGAGTAGATGGTATTCCATTCGATTTACCTTCTGATTTTTCCTTTGATAAAAAAGAAAATGGTGAAATAATAGCTGATAAACAAAAATTAAACGAGTTTATAGATAAATGGACTGGAAAAGAAATTGAAAATTTATCATTTTCTAGTACTTCTCTTAAATCCACCCCATTATCATTTAGTAAATCTCGTTTTATATTTAGATTGCGTTTAAGTGAAGGGACCATTGGAGCGTTTATTTATGGGTTTTCTGGATTTCAAGATGAACAAGAAATTCTTTTAAATAAGAATTCTACTTTCAAGATATTTAGAATAACTCCAATAACTTCAATAATTAATAGAGTTACTAAAATGACTCAGGTAGTAATTGATGCTGAAGTTATACAAAATAAAGAGATTTAG
- a CDS encoding binary toxin-like calcium binding domain-containing protein: MLVSKIENSVKDSNKNYFTINGLMGYYFENDFFNLNIISPTLDGNLTFSKEDINSILGDKSIKSARWIGLIKPSITGEYILSTNSPNCRVELNGEIFNLSLNTSNTVNLIQGNVYDIRIEQLMSENQLLKNYEGIKLYWETSDIIKEIIPSEVLLKPNYSNTNQKSKFIPNNTLFSNAKLKANANKDTDSDGIPDEWEVNGYTVMNQKAVAWDDKFAANGYKKYVSNPFKPSTANDPYTDFEKVSGQIDPSVSTVARDPMISAYPIVGVQMERLVVSKSETITVDSTKSMSKSTSYSSTNINTVGAEISGNLELAGGIFPVFNMSASANYSHTLENTSTVDNTTGESFSQGLSINTGESAYINPNIRYYNTGTAPVYNVTPNTTIVIDKQSVATIKGQESLIGDYLNPSGTYPIIGQPPIALNTMDQSSSRLIPINYNQLKSIDNGGTVMLSTSQFTGNFAKYNSSGNLVTDGNNWEPYLGTIKSTTVSLTLSFPDQTTQVAVAVVTPNFSDPEDRTPRLTLEQALVKAFGLEKKNDKFYFQGIEITENQKIQVFLDNNTNIDFQNQLKNTADKDIMHCIIKRNMNILVKVITFKENISSINIINDTNFGIQSMTGLSKRSKGQDGIYRASTKSFSFRTKKINHSRGYYKIRFVVQCSSSFTCNFQLFNNQIFSRSFHEGFFDEFAYFKYDGSNSFLDISCNIIGHSNSGVFLVEVTRIGDLIQI; this comes from the coding sequence ATGTTAGTTTCAAAAATTGAGAATTCCGTAAAAGATTCAAATAAAAATTATTTCACAATAAACGGTTTAATGGGGTATTATTTTGAAAATGATTTTTTTAATTTAAATATAATATCACCAACTTTAGATGGAAATTTAACTTTTAGTAAAGAGGATATTAATTCAATATTAGGTGATAAAAGCATTAAGTCTGCAAGATGGATTGGCTTAATAAAGCCTAGTATAACTGGAGAATATATTTTATCAACAAATAGTCCTAATTGTAGAGTTGAACTAAATGGTGAAATATTTAACCTATCTTTAAACACATCTAATACTGTTAATTTAATTCAAGGAAACGTTTATGACATCAGAATAGAACAATTAATGTCAGAGAATCAGTTATTAAAAAATTATGAAGGAATTAAGCTTTACTGGGAGACTTCGGATATCATAAAAGAAATAATTCCTTCAGAAGTATTATTAAAACCCAATTATAGTAATACAAATCAGAAATCTAAATTTATTCCTAATAATACACTTTTCTCTAATGCTAAATTAAAGGCTAATGCAAATAAAGATACTGATAGCGATGGTATACCTGATGAATGGGAAGTTAATGGATATACAGTTATGAATCAAAAAGCTGTAGCATGGGATGACAAATTTGCAGCTAATGGTTATAAAAAATATGTATCTAATCCTTTTAAACCTAGTACTGCAAATGACCCATATACAGACTTTGAAAAAGTTTCAGGACAAATAGATCCATCTGTAAGTACGGTAGCAAGAGATCCAATGATATCTGCTTATCCTATAGTTGGAGTCCAAATGGAAAGATTAGTTGTTTCTAAATCAGAAACAATTACTGTAGATTCAACTAAAAGTATGTCTAAATCAACTAGTTATAGTAGTACTAATATTAATACTGTTGGTGCCGAAATTTCAGGTAATTTAGAACTTGCTGGAGGTATATTCCCTGTATTTAACATGTCTGCTTCAGCAAATTATTCTCACACATTGGAAAATACAAGTACAGTTGATAATACAACTGGAGAAAGTTTCTCTCAAGGATTAAGTATAAATACTGGTGAATCCGCTTATATAAATCCTAATATTAGATATTATAATACTGGTACTGCTCCAGTGTATAATGTTACTCCCAATACTACCATAGTAATTGATAAACAATCTGTAGCCACTATTAAGGGACAAGAAAGTTTAATTGGAGACTATCTAAATCCTAGTGGAACATATCCTATTATAGGCCAACCTCCTATAGCTTTAAATACTATGGACCAATCTAGCAGTCGCTTAATTCCAATAAATTACAATCAATTAAAAAGCATTGATAATGGTGGAACTGTAATGTTATCAACATCCCAGTTTACTGGAAACTTTGCCAAATATAATTCCAGCGGTAATTTAGTAACTGATGGAAACAATTGGGAACCTTATTTAGGCACTATAAAAAGTACAACAGTTTCATTAACTTTATCTTTCCCTGACCAAACTACTCAAGTTGCTGTTGCTGTTGTTACTCCTAATTTTAGTGATCCTGAAGATAGAACTCCTAGATTAACTTTGGAACAAGCTCTAGTTAAAGCTTTTGGACTTGAAAAGAAAAATGATAAATTTTATTTTCAAGGCATAGAAATTACTGAAAATCAAAAAATACAAGTATTTTTAGATAATAATACAAATATTGATTTTCAAAATCAATTAAAAAATACAGCTGACAAAGATATTATGCATTGTATAATAAAACGTAATATGAATATCCTAGTAAAAGTAATTACTTTCAAAGAAAATATATCCTCAATAAATATTATAAATGATACTAATTTTGGTATTCAATCTATGACAGGTCTTTCTAAGAGATCTAAAGGACAAGATGGTATTTATAGAGCTTCTACAAAATCTTTTTCTTTTAGAACGAAGAAAATAAATCATTCTAGAGGTTATTATAAAATAAGATTTGTAGTTCAATGTAGTTCTTCCTTTACGTGTAACTTCCAACTTTTTAATAACCAAATATTTTCTCGTTCATTTCATGAAGGATTTTTTGATGAATTTGCTTATTTTAAATATGATGGAAGTAATTCATTTTTAGATATTTCTTGTAACATTATTGGTCATAGTAATTCAGGTGTATTTTTGGTAGAAGTGACTAGGATTGGTGATTTAATACAGATTTAA